The Comamonas sp. GB3 AK4-5 genome includes a region encoding these proteins:
- a CDS encoding transglutaminase-like cysteine peptidase: protein MTTPLTSSPARLSRRQLLWALRAAAVAAVLPVSLWPVVPAQALDFKVAQMRQSMLARFGEGGVQRLEAWLAMLDQQAGRSVQGQLKAVNDFWNQNVVGSEDILIWGEQEYWATPLETLGKRQGDCEDYVIGKYFSLQRLGVPVEKLRFIYVRARVGGMGSTQSIAHMVLGYYETPQSEPLVLDNLMGNMLPASQRKDLTPVFSFNAQGIYVTGAQPASVERISRWKGLLARMQQEGFTP from the coding sequence GTGACGACTCCGCTGACTTCATCGCCTGCCCGGCTTTCTCGCCGGCAGTTGCTGTGGGCCTTGCGCGCAGCGGCTGTTGCGGCTGTGCTGCCGGTCAGTCTGTGGCCGGTGGTTCCGGCACAGGCACTGGACTTCAAGGTGGCACAGATGCGCCAGAGCATGCTGGCGCGCTTTGGCGAGGGCGGCGTGCAGCGGCTGGAGGCCTGGCTGGCCATGCTGGACCAGCAAGCGGGGCGCTCGGTGCAGGGGCAACTGAAGGCGGTGAATGATTTCTGGAACCAGAACGTGGTGGGCTCCGAGGACATTCTGATCTGGGGTGAGCAGGAGTACTGGGCCACGCCGCTGGAGACCCTGGGCAAGCGCCAAGGGGATTGCGAGGACTATGTGATCGGCAAGTATTTTTCGCTGCAGCGCCTGGGCGTGCCGGTGGAAAAACTGCGCTTCATCTATGTGCGAGCCCGGGTGGGCGGTATGGGCAGCACGCAAAGCATTGCCCACATGGTGCTGGGCTATTACGAGACACCGCAGTCCGAGCCTCTGGTGCTGGACAATCTGATGGGCAATATGCTGCCAGCCAGCCAGCGTAAGGACTTGACGCCTGTGTTCAGCTTCAATGCCCAGGGCATTTATGTGACGGGGGCCCAGCCCGCGTCGGTGGAGCGCATCAGCCGCTGGAAAGGGTTGCTGGCGCGCATGCAACAAGAAGGATTCACTCCATGA
- a CDS encoding TetR/AcrR family transcriptional regulator yields the protein MPPTKPSSPRGRPPSITRARIADAGIAIGLPQVTFVGVATALGVSHMALYKHVSGLAALKHLIAEEIFQRWELPRAPEAEQGTLQDYMQVFIASVQAFVKAHPGVTPYVIRRVVATPAMLDKIDAHQSHIAQAYGMQKEQARWLLATVTFNCIAAADTVYAAVDRGPETDASREMEEGELEAEFAQGMQALVAGALAMLELPGSQKTQRRTR from the coding sequence ATGCCCCCCACCAAACCCTCTTCCCCACGCGGGCGCCCCCCCTCCATCACGCGCGCCCGCATTGCCGATGCAGGCATTGCCATCGGCCTGCCCCAGGTGACTTTCGTGGGCGTGGCCACGGCCCTGGGCGTCAGCCACATGGCGCTGTACAAGCATGTCTCGGGTCTGGCCGCGCTCAAGCACCTGATTGCCGAAGAGATCTTCCAGCGCTGGGAACTGCCACGCGCCCCCGAGGCCGAGCAAGGCACGCTGCAGGACTACATGCAGGTCTTCATCGCCTCGGTCCAGGCCTTCGTTAAGGCCCACCCGGGGGTGACGCCCTATGTGATACGCCGCGTGGTGGCCACACCGGCCATGCTGGACAAGATCGACGCCCACCAAAGCCATATTGCCCAGGCCTATGGCATGCAAAAGGAACAGGCGCGCTGGTTGCTGGCCACGGTGACCTTCAACTGCATTGCGGCGGCCGACACGGTGTATGCCGCCGTGGACCGCGGCCCCGAGACCGATGCCAGCCGCGAGATGGAAGAAGGCGAGCTGGAGGCCGAGTTTGCACAAGGCATGCAGGCCCTGGTGGCAGGAGCGCTGGCCATGCTGGAGCTGCCCGGCAGCCAGAAGACCCAGCGCCGCACAAGGTGA
- a CDS encoding LapD/MoxY N-terminal periplasmic domain-containing protein encodes MSLLRHLLLSVSVAIVVILGGTLWLSMSSARQYLDGQLQSQSENAVSALALSLSQPGNQDPVTRELLMMALFDSGQFRAIRLADPNGQTLFERSHPESHDSATAPRWFSRLLPLSTPEAARAISDGWTQVGQLTVKVDNAFARDALWRSSVRTLLLVVLAGGVWAVFVALLIRWFRRVLREEISAQVMAIGSNAQAPAPSARPVMAELKAVMHAISDTRERVRATAQEQTQRIESLEVEVNRDPVTQLPNRKYFMNELRRVLQGETGSDGQPAPVGGHVLLFRQRDLQALNTHMSRAQADAWLASVAERVGLSLSLDEGGSANTMLARLNGSDFVLLLPDMEGPAALHLVQQVKHELQALRQPIGPGQWCRWAYALTDYGSGATVSGLLSRLDEALMRSESVGQDEVEYLTDNGPRSSVGEQQWQQVLVQALAEERLQLQISAQAYDAASDHVQRHEGSLSLQDASGAQLQGALFLPVAVRLGLSAAFDVRAVRLAQHWLEQHPGQKLVVKVSLPSLAENNFLPQLRAIWLQPGQWQQRLLVELDAHGLATYPEEMAALARVAAEAGVQVGLRRLEHEPMALARLHRLPLSYVKLGSDFALQAASSPGSQHLLHAMVATAKTLQVQVFLAGHVDAETAAALQQQGVYVPQAEGRAQA; translated from the coding sequence ATGTCGTTGTTAAGACATTTGCTGCTGAGTGTGAGCGTGGCCATTGTGGTCATCCTGGGAGGTACGCTGTGGTTGAGCATGAGCTCGGCCCGCCAGTATCTGGATGGCCAGCTGCAGTCACAAAGCGAGAACGCCGTCTCGGCCCTGGCGCTGTCACTGTCCCAGCCAGGCAACCAGGATCCGGTCACCCGCGAGCTGCTGATGATGGCCTTGTTCGACAGCGGCCAGTTCCGCGCCATCCGCCTGGCAGATCCCAATGGCCAGACCTTGTTCGAGCGCAGCCACCCCGAAAGCCATGACAGCGCCACGGCGCCGCGCTGGTTTTCTCGCCTGCTACCCTTGAGCACGCCCGAAGCAGCGCGCGCCATCAGCGACGGCTGGACCCAGGTGGGCCAGTTGACGGTGAAGGTGGACAACGCCTTTGCCCGTGACGCCTTGTGGCGTAGCAGTGTGCGCACCTTGCTGCTGGTGGTGCTTGCGGGTGGCGTATGGGCTGTCTTTGTGGCTTTGCTGATTCGTTGGTTCCGCCGCGTGCTGCGTGAGGAGATCTCGGCCCAGGTGATGGCCATTGGCTCGAATGCACAGGCGCCGGCTCCGTCGGCGCGCCCGGTGATGGCCGAGCTGAAGGCGGTGATGCACGCCATCAGCGATACCCGCGAACGCGTGCGTGCCACCGCGCAAGAGCAGACACAGCGCATCGAGTCGCTGGAGGTGGAGGTCAACCGCGACCCGGTCACGCAGCTGCCCAACCGCAAATACTTCATGAACGAGTTGCGCCGCGTGCTGCAAGGCGAAACCGGTAGCGATGGCCAGCCCGCGCCTGTGGGTGGCCATGTGCTGCTGTTCCGCCAGCGCGATCTGCAAGCCTTGAACACCCATATGAGCCGTGCCCAGGCCGATGCCTGGCTGGCCTCGGTGGCAGAGCGTGTGGGTTTGAGCCTGAGTCTGGACGAAGGTGGTTCGGCCAACACCATGCTGGCGCGCCTGAATGGTTCGGACTTTGTGCTGCTTCTACCCGATATGGAAGGGCCGGCAGCCCTGCACCTGGTGCAGCAGGTCAAGCACGAGCTCCAGGCGCTGCGCCAGCCCATTGGCCCGGGGCAGTGGTGTCGCTGGGCCTACGCGCTGACCGACTACGGCAGCGGTGCCACCGTCAGCGGTCTGCTGTCGCGCCTGGATGAAGCCTTGATGCGCAGCGAAAGCGTGGGCCAGGATGAGGTGGAATACCTGACCGACAACGGCCCGCGCAGCAGCGTGGGTGAGCAGCAATGGCAGCAGGTGCTGGTCCAGGCCCTGGCCGAGGAACGTCTGCAACTGCAGATCAGCGCTCAAGCTTACGACGCTGCCAGCGATCATGTGCAGCGGCATGAGGGCTCACTGAGCCTGCAAGACGCGAGCGGAGCCCAGCTGCAAGGCGCCTTGTTCCTGCCCGTGGCGGTGCGCCTGGGGCTGTCGGCCGCATTCGACGTGCGTGCTGTGCGGCTGGCCCAGCACTGGCTGGAGCAGCATCCTGGGCAGAAACTGGTGGTCAAGGTGTCGCTGCCTTCCCTGGCCGAGAACAACTTCCTGCCCCAGCTACGTGCCATCTGGCTGCAGCCTGGCCAGTGGCAACAGCGTTTGCTGGTGGAGCTGGATGCCCACGGCCTGGCAACCTATCCCGAAGAGATGGCGGCCCTGGCCCGCGTTGCTGCAGAAGCCGGTGTACAGGTTGGACTGCGCCGGCTGGAGCACGAACCCATGGCCTTGGCGCGGTTGCACCGCCTGCCGCTGTCCTATGTCAAGCTGGGCAGCGACTTTGCCTTGCAAGCCGCCTCCAGCCCCGGCAGCCAGCACCTGTTGCATGCCATGGTGGCTACAGCCAAGACGTTGCAGGTGCAGGTCTTCCTGGCCGGCCATGTCGATGCCGAAACGGCCGCCGCACTGCAGCAGCAAGGCGTCTACGTACCCCAGGCCGAAGGCCGCGCACAGGCTTGA
- a CDS encoding retention module-containing protein gives MATTTVLVTQLTGQAWVRDADGNLTALREGMRIAADAQVVTASGSTVQLQADGQPPLTLGESQNVALAPELFDDIPASEAAAPAAVDPMVDQLIAAINAGQDPLDVLEPAAATLSGGGGGGSTFVRLSQVLESTAPLNLAYPRGATGVAEDRNSGDASAAMAAAPGVPTDPTTPTTPVDPTDPTTPTTPVDPTDPTTPTTPVDPTDPTTPTTPVDPTDPTTPTTPVDPTDPTTPTTPVDPTDPTTPTTPVDPTDPTTPTTPVDPTDPTTPTTPVDPTDPTTPTTPVDPTDPTTPTTPVDPTDPTTPTTPVDPTDPSTPTTPVDPTDPTTPTTPVDPIDPTTPTTPVDPTDPTTPTTPVDPTDPTTPTTPVDPTDPTTPTTPVDPTDPTTPTTPVDPTDPTTPTTPVDPTDPTTPTTPVDPTDPTTPTTPVDPTDPTTPTTPVDPTDPTTPTTPVDPTDPTTPTTPVDPTDPTTPTTPVDPTDPTTPTTPVDPTDPTTPTTPVDPTDPTTPTTPVDPTDPTTPTTPVDPTDPTTPTTPVDPTDPTTPTTPVDPTDPTTPTTPVDPTDPTTPTTPVDPTDPTTPTTPVDPTDPTTPTTPVDPTDPTTPTTPVDPTDPTTPTTPVDPTDPTTPTTPVDPSGPPPSVTISLKQTDVEQVRIPGETIYTKDGSSISVGNGGVAVVGMDKVEVTAVTSDMGTGTQPHAVIIDKVGYNHTTVLGTTNVTGTWDQVHQKPLDILVLPKALADYDLSGLVYVGGVWKGTIKDKASPDTLSLTLDRFAGILFGDGQTVDNGMPGFDHQTPVTGHDLVTLQLDAVLGMPGDPSDHMSDVTVSGLGNAAVVSVQYQGHALVEGSDYRVSGGVLTLYNGSGLSMADVQIKLQVPLGSPDLNLHAEVSATNHYGQDSAHDDLLIHVAAVDTGGGDGGGTDPTTHVPEVHLEVSSRTVDTAVSTPKDPLAGTMAVNGGATDPSGNGFNLDAAGNVVAIGFNVHVWGTQTTKGPDGHTAINDFANGIQVYKDGSFSAAQFGVNLIRYGYETNGQSNANASKDHAGSTDLFLLHSQSGFWAGNGNTPDGDKGNWRDFNNFTGNSGKLGSTAPDYVVLIGDAAQGAVLNKPTSNNGNSNANVLESVSIMTSLGAKVVNGGNRVEGVIAGGELLVAGHSNLTTLEKVVNVPDTVTHDTVYDVAITATLPVVAGSDGKLHAQLVLEGIPVGAKVSYHGVDVPVGADGKITIAGELSADGHTVSANLSISQVQDSHFTLTVHAESSDGQHASSTATGDDTVNVLAGTDAADTLLGSDGHDMLLGGAGHDTLLGGGGDDRFVWQHGDQGTVNTPAVDVVKDFGNGHDVLDLSDLLQGENASNLSSYLGASIETVNGRVSTVLNISSNGHLGADGVSGADQKIVLEGLQLDTSNQAKLLQELISQGKLHVDQ, from the coding sequence ATGGCCACGACCACCGTTCTCGTCACGCAATTAACCGGGCAAGCCTGGGTGCGGGATGCCGATGGCAACTTGACCGCGCTGCGCGAAGGCATGCGCATTGCTGCAGATGCCCAGGTGGTGACCGCTTCCGGCAGCACCGTGCAACTGCAGGCCGATGGCCAGCCACCGCTGACGCTGGGCGAAAGCCAGAATGTGGCACTGGCCCCGGAGCTGTTTGACGATATTCCCGCCAGCGAGGCCGCCGCACCTGCTGCAGTGGATCCCATGGTGGATCAACTGATCGCCGCCATCAACGCGGGTCAGGATCCGTTGGATGTCCTGGAGCCCGCTGCGGCCACCTTGTCTGGCGGCGGTGGTGGTGGCAGTACTTTTGTGCGTTTGTCCCAGGTGCTGGAAAGCACTGCACCGCTGAATCTGGCCTACCCGCGTGGCGCTACCGGAGTGGCGGAAGACCGCAACAGCGGGGATGCAAGCGCTGCAATGGCCGCAGCGCCTGGAGTTCCGACGGATCCGACCACACCGACGACGCCGGTGGATCCGACTGACCCCACGACCCCGACAACACCGGTAGATCCGACCGACCCCACGACGCCGACAACGCCGGTAGATCCAACCGATCCCACGACACCGACGACTCCGGTGGATCCGACCGATCCCACCACGCCGACAACGCCGGTAGATCCGACCGATCCCACCACGCCGACGACGCCGGTGGATCCGACCGACCCCACGACACCGACAACACCGGTGGATCCAACCGATCCCACGACGCCGACAACACCGGTAGATCCGACGGATCCGACCACGCCAACGACGCCGGTGGACCCCACGGATCCCACGACACCGACGACGCCAGTGGATCCGACTGACCCCACGACCCCGACGACGCCGGTGGACCCCACGGATCCCACCACGCCGACAACACCGGTAGATCCGACGGATCCCTCTACGCCGACGACGCCGGTGGATCCGACCGACCCCACGACACCGACAACACCGGTGGATCCAATCGATCCCACGACACCAACGACCCCGGTAGATCCAACCGATCCCACGACACCAACGACCCCGGTGGACCCGACCGACCCCACGACCCCGACGACCCCGGTAGATCCGACCGATCCCACCACGCCAACGACGCCGGTGGATCCAACCGATCCCACGACACCGACGACCCCGGTGGATCCGACCGATCCCACGACGCCGACAACACCGGTAGATCCGACTGATCCTACGACGCCGACAACACCGGTAGATCCGACGGATCCGACCACGCCAACGACGCCGGTAGATCCAACCGATCCCACGACACCGACGACCCCGGTGGATCCGACAGATCCCACGACACCAACGACGCCGGTGGATCCAACAGATCCCACGACACCAACGACGCCGGTGGACCCGACCGACCCCACGACGCCGACAACACCGGTAGATCCGACCGATCCCACGACGCCGACAACACCGGTAGATCCGACTGATCCTACGACGCCGACAACACCGGTAGATCCGACGGATCCGACCACGCCAACGACGCCGGTAGATCCGACCGACCCTACGACACCGACGACCCCGGTAGATCCAACCGATCCCACCACACCAACGACGCCGGTGGATCCGACCGACCCCACGACGCCAACGACGCCGGTAGATCCAACCGATCCCACGACACCGACAACGCCGGTGGACCCGACCGACCCTACGACGCCGACAACGCCGGTAGATCCAACTGATCCCACGACACCGACGACTCCAGTGGATCCGACCGATCCCACGACGCCGACAACGCCGGTAGATCCGACCGATCCCACGACACCGACGACGCCGGTAGATCCAACCGATCCCACGACACCGACAACGCCGGTGGATCCGACCGACCCCACGACACCGACGACGCCGGTGGACCCTTCGGGCCCGCCACCCTCCGTCACCATCTCGTTGAAGCAGACGGATGTGGAGCAAGTGCGCATTCCGGGTGAAACCATCTACACCAAGGATGGAAGCTCCATCTCCGTGGGTAACGGTGGTGTTGCGGTGGTTGGCATGGACAAGGTCGAGGTGACGGCCGTGACCTCAGACATGGGTACAGGTACACAGCCCCATGCCGTGATCATTGACAAGGTGGGTTACAACCACACCACGGTGCTGGGCACCACCAATGTGACCGGTACCTGGGACCAGGTGCACCAAAAGCCTCTGGACATTTTGGTGCTGCCCAAGGCGCTGGCCGACTATGACCTTTCCGGTCTGGTTTATGTGGGGGGCGTCTGGAAGGGCACGATCAAGGACAAGGCGTCGCCTGACACCTTGTCGCTGACACTGGACCGCTTTGCAGGTATCTTGTTCGGTGATGGTCAGACCGTGGACAACGGCATGCCGGGCTTTGACCACCAAACGCCGGTCACAGGGCATGACCTGGTGACGCTGCAACTGGATGCCGTGCTGGGTATGCCTGGTGATCCCAGCGATCACATGTCTGATGTCACAGTCAGTGGCCTGGGCAATGCCGCAGTGGTGTCCGTCCAATACCAGGGCCACGCCTTGGTTGAGGGCAGCGACTACCGCGTGAGCGGTGGTGTGTTGACGCTGTACAACGGCTCCGGCTTGAGCATGGCGGATGTACAGATCAAGCTGCAGGTGCCGCTGGGGAGCCCAGATCTGAATCTGCACGCCGAAGTCTCGGCCACCAACCATTACGGCCAAGACTCTGCGCATGATGATCTGTTGATCCATGTGGCTGCAGTGGATACGGGTGGTGGAGACGGTGGTGGCACCGACCCTACGACGCATGTGCCCGAGGTGCATCTGGAGGTCTCGTCCCGCACCGTGGACACCGCGGTCAGCACACCCAAGGATCCGCTGGCGGGCACCATGGCCGTGAATGGCGGTGCCACGGACCCCAGCGGCAACGGTTTCAATCTGGATGCGGCCGGCAACGTGGTGGCGATTGGCTTCAATGTCCACGTGTGGGGAACACAAACCACCAAGGGCCCTGATGGCCACACGGCCATCAACGACTTTGCCAACGGCATTCAGGTCTACAAGGACGGCAGCTTCTCGGCGGCCCAGTTTGGCGTCAACCTGATCCGCTATGGCTATGAAACCAATGGCCAGTCCAATGCCAACGCCAGCAAGGACCATGCGGGCAGTACCGACCTGTTTCTGCTGCACAGCCAAAGCGGCTTCTGGGCTGGCAATGGAAACACGCCGGATGGCGACAAGGGCAACTGGCGTGACTTCAACAACTTCACCGGCAACAGCGGCAAGCTGGGCAGCACGGCCCCTGACTATGTGGTGCTGATTGGCGATGCAGCCCAGGGTGCGGTGCTCAACAAGCCCACCAGCAACAATGGCAACAGCAACGCCAACGTGTTGGAAAGCGTCAGCATCATGACCAGCTTGGGAGCCAAGGTGGTGAACGGCGGCAACCGGGTGGAGGGCGTGATTGCCGGCGGCGAGCTGCTGGTGGCGGGCCATAGCAACCTGACTACGCTGGAAAAAGTAGTGAATGTGCCGGACACCGTTACCCACGACACCGTGTATGACGTGGCCATCACCGCCACCCTGCCTGTGGTGGCTGGCAGCGATGGAAAGCTCCACGCCCAACTGGTGCTGGAGGGCATTCCTGTGGGGGCCAAGGTCAGCTACCACGGCGTCGATGTTCCTGTGGGTGCGGACGGCAAGATCACCATTGCGGGTGAGCTGTCTGCAGATGGACACACGGTGAGTGCCAACCTCTCCATCAGCCAGGTGCAAGACAGCCACTTCACACTGACGGTGCATGCCGAGTCCAGCGATGGGCAGCATGCATCGTCCACTGCGACGGGTGATGACACCGTCAATGTGCTGGCCGGCACGGATGCAGCCGATACCCTGCTGGGCTCTGACGGGCATGACATGCTGCTTGGAGGGGCAGGCCACGACACCTTGCTTGGAGGGGGCGGTGACGATCGCTTTGTCTGGCAACACGGCGACCAGGGCACGGTCAACACCCCGGCCGTGGATGTGGTGAAGGATTTCGGCAACGGCCACGATGTGCTGGACCTCAGTGATCTGCTGCAAGGCGAGAACGCCTCCAACCTGAGCAGCTATCTGGGTGCCAGCATCGAGACGGTGAATGGCCGGGTCAGCACGGTGCTGAACATCTCCAGCAACGGTCATTTGGGTGCCGATGGCGTCAGCGGAGCAGACCAGAAGATCGTGCTGGAAGGCCTGCAGCTGGACACCAGCAACCAGGCCAAGCTGCTGCAGGAGCTGATCAGCCAGGGCAAGTTGCACGTGGACCAGTGA
- a CDS encoding ABC transporter ATP-binding protein — protein sequence MSAADAATAAPPQPGPIRRILSPIRGQLSLAAVLAAVGTMLSLVPLAGIAHLAQRAWAQTAPIDGVWQVLGLCAASLAVGMLLLLAGELLAHLADNRLTHGLRVAAARRLAQVPLGWFTSQASGDVQRAMQDDIATLHSLTAHFYTAVGRAVGAIAIAVVYLFALDWRLAIVALLPFPGFFLFLKKAMAASSVHMPVFAKQFARINSATVEFVHGIPVVKAFGGNGQAHGGYRAAVDAFAQAFSGFARPLVASMAHAHALIAPITVLGVVLGGGACFVALGWMTPVALLPFALVAPGICAPVLLLHTLLHDLQGAVAAAQRVGDLLDTPVLAAPTQPQQPQGHAIAFEHVGYGYTAEQPVLTDIHCTLPQGTVTAVVGASGSGKSTLARLLLRFFDPQQGRITLGGVDLRDMEASVLYRHIGFVLQDVRLLHASVRDNIALGRPDASQQEIEQAARVANIHERILALPQGYDTVVGEGAQLSGGELQRVSIARAVLLDPPVLVLDEATAAADVENEVAIQNALSRFARGRTVLVIAHRLDTIMHADRILVLEQGGVIEQGRHAELLALQGRYAQLWAQGGYEGRDARGDGAEVQPC from the coding sequence ATGTCTGCTGCTGACGCGGCCACCGCCGCACCGCCCCAGCCGGGGCCTATCCGTCGCATCCTGTCTCCCATACGTGGGCAGCTGAGCCTGGCTGCCGTGCTGGCCGCTGTCGGCACCATGCTGTCCCTGGTCCCGCTGGCGGGGATTGCGCACCTGGCTCAGCGCGCATGGGCGCAGACGGCGCCCATCGATGGCGTCTGGCAGGTGCTGGGCCTGTGTGCGGCCAGCCTGGCCGTGGGCATGTTGCTGTTGCTGGCGGGGGAGCTGCTGGCACACCTGGCAGACAACCGCCTCACCCATGGCCTGCGTGTGGCTGCAGCCCGCCGCCTGGCTCAGGTGCCACTGGGCTGGTTCACCAGCCAGGCCTCGGGCGATGTGCAGCGTGCCATGCAGGACGACATTGCCACCCTGCACAGCCTCACGGCCCATTTCTATACGGCCGTGGGCCGTGCCGTGGGCGCCATCGCCATTGCCGTGGTCTATCTGTTCGCCCTGGATTGGCGATTGGCCATCGTGGCCCTGCTGCCATTCCCCGGTTTTTTTCTGTTTCTGAAGAAAGCCATGGCGGCCAGCAGCGTCCACATGCCGGTATTTGCCAAGCAGTTTGCGCGCATCAACAGCGCCACCGTGGAGTTCGTCCACGGCATACCCGTGGTCAAGGCCTTTGGCGGCAACGGCCAGGCCCATGGTGGATACCGCGCGGCCGTCGACGCCTTTGCCCAGGCCTTTTCCGGCTTTGCCCGTCCCCTGGTGGCCTCCATGGCCCATGCCCATGCGCTGATTGCCCCCATCACGGTGTTGGGCGTGGTGCTGGGTGGTGGCGCGTGCTTTGTGGCCCTGGGTTGGATGACGCCGGTGGCGCTGCTGCCTTTTGCCCTGGTGGCACCCGGCATCTGCGCGCCTGTTTTGTTGTTGCACACCTTGCTGCATGACCTGCAGGGGGCTGTCGCTGCCGCGCAGCGGGTGGGCGACTTGCTGGACACCCCGGTGCTGGCAGCTCCAACTCAGCCGCAGCAGCCCCAAGGTCACGCCATTGCTTTCGAGCATGTGGGCTATGGCTATACGGCGGAGCAGCCGGTGCTGACCGATATCCACTGCACGCTGCCGCAAGGCACGGTGACGGCCGTGGTGGGAGCCTCGGGCTCGGGCAAGTCCACGCTGGCGCGGCTGCTGCTGCGCTTTTTCGATCCGCAGCAAGGGCGCATCACCCTGGGGGGGGTGGACCTGCGCGATATGGAGGCTTCCGTGCTCTACCGCCATATCGGTTTTGTGCTGCAGGACGTGCGCCTGCTGCACGCCAGCGTGCGCGACAACATCGCGCTGGGCCGGCCGGACGCCAGCCAGCAAGAGATTGAGCAGGCCGCGCGTGTGGCCAACATCCACGAGCGCATTCTGGCCCTGCCGCAAGGCTATGACACCGTGGTGGGTGAGGGCGCCCAGCTCTCCGGTGGCGAGTTGCAGCGCGTGAGCATTGCCCGTGCCGTGCTGCTGGACCCACCGGTGCTGGTCTTGGACGAAGCCACGGCGGCGGCGGACGTCGAGAACGAGGTGGCCATTCAAAACGCGCTGTCGCGCTTTGCCCGGGGGCGCACCGTGCTGGTGATTGCCCATAGGCTGGACACCATCATGCATGCCGACCGCATTCTGGTGCTGGAGCAAGGCGGTGTGATCGAGCAAGGCCGCCACGCTGAACTGCTGGCCTTGCAAGGGCGTTATGCCCAGCTGTGGGCGCAGGGCGGCTATGAAGGGCGTGATGCGCGCGGTGACGGCGCGGAGGTGCAGCCATGCTGA